tattttttacattgtatccaaactgatatgtgacGCATATTAATGGCAAAATAACATGTCcagcccctccccccacccccacccccttcaAAACAGGTTGGGCTCAATGTACTTATGGTGGATGTAACGTTGTGTTTTTACTGCCTGAGATAATGTTTCTGGACGTTGAGTGTGGGGCTCAGCTCAAGCTGGGCTTCGCTGCAGAGTTCTCTGACGTTTTGGTCATCTACACCCACATCATGAAGAAACCACAGGACATGTCCTTCTGCCAGGCCCACGTCACCAACTTCTCCCTGGTGAGATGCTACAGTCTTTCACCCAGTTCAATTATGCAAACTTGTTCCTTCCCCAATCTCCTGTCACCAATTTCTCACTGTTTCTTTCCTATCCCCTACCCCTTCAAGTGTTCACAGATCTGAAAAGGTGTAACTAATCCAATAGCCTAATCCAATCCATCCATCGAAGCGTTTCAGATCCGTGAACACCAAAGGGATAGGAGGATAGGGAAAGGAATTTAAACGCAATATGCCACTGATGCCATAATGTTTCTTCCCAGCTCTGTTCAATACCAATGAGAGCATTTTCCTTTCTTGGGGTTTACTGAAACAACATTAGGAGCATAGGTGGCATTGTGCAGACTGCAGAGTCTGTCTTTACAgactctacagtgccttcagaaagtattcataccttttgacttattccatattgttgtgttaaagcctgaattcaaTATGGATTCAATATGTTGTatttcctcacccatctacacacaataccccataatgacagagtgaaaacacatttttagaaatgtttgccaatttattgaaaatgaaatacagaaatatctaatttacataagtattcacatccttgagtcaatacatgctagaatcacctttggcagtgatttacAACTGTGAGGctatctgggtaagtctctaagagctttgcacacctagattgtacaatatttgaccattattatttttttaaattcttcaggCACTGTcaaattttcaggtcttgccatagattttcaagtagatttaagtcaaaactgtaacttggatACACCCTTcacggtcttcttggtaagcaactccagtgtagatttggccttgtgttttaagttattgtcctgccgAAATGTGAATTagtttcccagtgtctggtggaaaacaaactgtaccaggttttcctctaggattttgcctgtgctccattcagtttcttttttattctgaaaaactccccagtccttaacgataaCAAGCaaactcataacatgatgcagccaccactatgcttgctgatatgaagagtggtactcagtaatatgttgtattggatttgccccaaacataacacgttgtattcaggacaaaaagagTGAATTGTTTTGCCacattactttagtgtcttgtagCAAGCAGAATGCACGCTatggaatatttatattctgtacagccttccttcttttcactcagtcaactaggttagtattgtggactacctacaatgttgttgatccatcctcagttttcttcatggtgaaatccctgagcggtttccttcatctttggcaactgagttaggaagaacacctgcatctttgtagtcactgggtgtattgatacaccatccaaagtgtaatttataacttctccatgctcaaagtgatattcaatgtctgcttttttaaccATGTGCCAATGGGTgcacttctttgcgaggcatttgaaaacctctctggtctttggttgaatctgtgtttgaaatccacTGCTCGATTGTAGGACCTTACAGATGATTGGTATGTGTGGGGTATAgtaatgaggtagtcattcaaaaactattaaaacactattattgcacagtcATTCCGTGCCACTTATTAtggaacttatttaggcttgccataacaaaggggttgaatacgtaTTGTCTCAAGACActttagcttttcatttttaatccaTTTGTAAAATAATTTAAATTTTAAAGCGTAtttccactttcacattatggggtattgtgtgtaggccagtgacaaaatctcaatttaatacattttaaattcaagctctgacacaacaaaatgttgaaaaagttaaggggtgtgaatactttctataATCTTTTCCTACATGTTGACCCCAAACCGATGAAAAGGCAGGCCCCAGAGGAGACTCACATCTTCCTGCTCTCCAGCAGTCTGCCCCAGCACTGCCTGTACACACGTCTCAGCTCTCCACAGAAGCGTACAATATAATCACCACTCTCTACATTCTCACATTACTACTACTTTATTATACTGTATTTGCCCCTTTTGTTTGAtctcttgaaaaaaaaaacattttaaaactacATTCCTGTAGGAGCAGCTGGTGTCATCTTAGGGCAGTATTCACCTTGGACAAGAGTTTTGATCTCCATTGTAGCTCTAGTATAAATACATAAGGtcaaaaaaaatattattctaCTCCTTCATCTCTGTAGAATCTGCTGGGGTTCACAGTGTGTCTACAGTACTCTTTcaaagctgtgaatgagctgGTGGAGTGGACCACGGACGTCAACATCGGCAAGCCCCTGATCGCCATAGACCTACAGTGCACCATGAGGAACAGCGGTCTGCAGACCTGCCCCACAGCCCCTAACACAAACGGTCTTCATGAATAGCCTGCAGCTTCACCACAAGTGACGAGGCCCTCTCTGGGGCATTGGTCGCCTGGTGCAGGATCTATTTGTGCTGTCTAGCCAACTCCGATGGTCAACAGATCTGGTACCAGGCTATGGCATTGGGGGATTTTGGGGAGGAAACTGACATTACCTAGTGTAGGCCTGCTCTGTAAATCCTGTTGTATTCTATGTGCCTGGCTTAAATGGATATtatatgtattttgtatttttgactacagatgtaggatcttaatctgaGCACTCTTTTATTGCTGAGAATTTTTCTGCActacaggaaatgcaaacttgtagtgtattcaaggttttaaaaggcttctaatgTTAGTAAATTCgattttaaaatgtcagacttgatttgccctaatgaaaaatgtatcaacccctacaacgAACTTCTATTCATTATgatccacatttcctgttgctgcagaaatACGTCTTAATAATGTCAAACTGTTACATATCTCTTGAAAAGTTTGTGGTTTTTGCAAATATCTTTAATTTTATTAGATAATTCTCATATAATGTGTACTATTGAGCTTTGAATAGCTAAACCGgtcttacacggaacccaaactggctgtgcgcgtgcgccatcgtgcataaatgtattttgtccccccacaccaaacgcaatcacgacacgcaggttaaaatatcaaaacaaactctgaaccaattccattaatttggggacaggtcgaaaaccattaaacatttatggcaatttagctagctagcttgcacttgctagctaatttgtcctatttagctagcttgctgttgctggctaatttgtcctgggatataaacattgagttgttattttacccgaaatgcacaaggtcctctactccgacaattaatccacacataaaacggtcaaccgaatcgtttccagtcatctctcctccttctagaCTTtatcttctcttgactttatattgcgattggcaactttcataaattaggtgcattaccgccactgacctcattcgtctttcagtcacccatgtgggtataaccaaggaggagatggcacgtgggtacctgcttctataaaccaatgaggagatgggagaggcaggacttgcagcgcgatctgcgtcacaaatagaactgacttctactttagcccttggcaacgcagatgtTCGTTGGAGcgcgcaagcagtgtgggtgcaataattgaatacaATAGAttcctacatttattttgcaacgctcgtgcACGCGACGCATGCTATGTAGTCAGCCTGTGAACCAGCCTCTTTCATATCCTATAAAGAGATATATGTCCGGAAACTTTAAGAGCAGTTTCATGTAAAATGTAATGATTTTATCCACATGGAGGCATTGTCTCTCATTATATAAACCACAGCTCTGAACATGGATTGTTTTTCATGGGGTTCTTATGAAACATCTCTATATTTATTACAAACGTGCTCAAGTACAAAATCCAATTGTATACGGTCCGTTTTACAAAGGCTTTACCAAAGATTCAGAGGAACGTATTTTTTAACATGAAACAATTCAGAGCATTTATAACCGTGATGACATGACATCCTCTTAATTGTACCGTCTTGCAAAGAAGACATGAGgtttactgtatataaaaaaaaataaaaccgtattaaccacaacaacaaaaatacttttACTGCCATCCCTGTGATGTTTTTCCTGACCTCCTCCCCACAGCTTTCTGAGAAAGACAGATTAAGAGTCATCTCTCCAGGAGAGAGGGCCCTCTATTGACAGATTAACCAATTTAAGACTGGTTAAATTTAGATTGTGTAGTAGGACTACTGTATGTGTTTCGGATAAATCCAAGCCCACAGTCTAGATTAGAATACTTGAAAGCTAGAATATTTCAGGGAAGTCCAACCTTGGAAGTCCTATCCTTGGTCAAACTTGGTGCTTAGGAACTAATCTCAGATCAACTGAACCAGTGTTTCCTCTCATCACATCACATTACAGAGCACTTCTCCTCTGCTTTAGATTTCATCTCAACCATGGTGGCTGAGGCTTTCTCCTTGATCTGGTCCATGTCCATGTTCTGGAGGTTCTGTATCTGGCCCAGGATAgagtccttctcctcctcctctgtggcGTCCTCGTCCACCATTTTGAGTAGTTCTTCAGGCACGTCAATGTCGTCCCCTGCCAACTCCATCAGGTTTGCGTCCTGTTCACTCTAAAGACAGCAAGCAATGCACTGGTCAGACTGGCTGAAGAGGAATCACTGTTCAGACTGGCTGAGGAGGACATTATTATGCCCAGGCACAGTATAAATATTATGTTTAAATTCTATATTTTTTCTTCCTGgcccatttaaaaaaacaaacatattataGGTATTTCCTGACCAGGTAAGATTTTGGGTCGGAAGGCACCTGATCCAGACACATGGTCCTAAAACTTTGCTGTCTCTAGGTCCAACAGCTAAAGAAAACAGCTTAGCATCACATGTGACCCTCTATGACCCTGACAGGGCCTCTGAGATAgatggcatacacacacacagggcatttCAGGCCTGGGGCTCAAACGCAGGATAGCTGCGGTCACTGGGCTTTTTTTATGCCTTAATCTCTTGGCTCTACTCAGGCCTATCTGACTAGCAGGCCATGTGCTCCTGTAAATGTACTCAGTCACGCACTCTGACACTGACCGACACAGCCTCTGTCTCATCATGTTACTCATTTGTGATAATGTGTTCTCGTTTACTGAGAAATTGCATAAGATTATCACCATACGTCATTCACAGGAAATTACAAATGTGGGTCATTTTGCTATTGAGGGCATTTTTATCTAAGTATTTAT
This window of the Oncorhynchus tshawytscha isolate Ot180627B linkage group LG12, Otsh_v2.0, whole genome shotgun sequence genome carries:
- the LOC112264008 gene encoding complexin-4 → MSTEGMSREEAEEYQKQVVEEKMERDSEFLVKKAERATLRTCLRDKYRLPKSEQDANLMELAGDDIDVPEELLKMVDEDATEEEEKDSILGQIQNLQNMDMDQIKEKASATMVEMKSKAEEKCSVM